A single genomic interval of Leishmania panamensis strain MHOM/PA/94/PSC-1 chromosome 25 sequence harbors:
- a CDS encoding hypothetical protein (TriTrypDB/GeneDB-style sysID: LpmP.25.1280), which produces MWSIFSQDFSDFAEAFKSESARFIDYVEQIAFNVVGRGDIYAGDEILGKAVTEMPLSNSLLRRLQDTEATYALLIQPEEKAAFDAWVKGSPLSSANAHHRQQNMAAGSPTSKPEGGSPAATPEQLSPLGKMPDRRSAEYPDEPISETRKRLLDYNEVVLQWYMLLVGDAVSPRFSVSGSPVAKRLQMDPPFALKFGEGEGKSPVSAVTSGEQPRVSSPSSALTPKHGRIDEDEFFDRYFFRLAQLRVLESQRRRAALARKTSGGTSAAVSQMPPTSPTTPSPSPLANDRSPQSADERDFAVVPLFAKRMMTATSDFVTGIDNALNSGVEGEVADEFSGDEANVSPTDLVHYRSARRQVADLESMVQELQEALRQERRRVEQLTSALEEQGIEVPARLMAPAPFSAAATPAKKAEMTLVTVPTPAPQIDLVLASPYDTAAAASSISGGAPATPLVAIPETPPLDNEKARGDTSSAQSTSGDMISAVIEDETWVCITPGAE; this is translated from the coding sequence ATGTGGTCGATATTCTCACAGGACTTCTCAGACTTTGCCGAGGCGTTCAAGTCCGAGTCAGCGAGGTTTATAGACTATGTCGAGCAGATCGCGTTCAACGTCGTGGGCCGCGGCGACATCTACGCCGGCGACGAGATTCTTGGCAAGGCAGTCACGGAAATGCCACTATCAAATAGtttgctgcgccgcctgcaggaCACAGAGGCCACGTATGCGCTACTTATTCAGCcggaagagaaggcagcgTTTGACGCTTGGGTAAAGGGAAGCCCACTGAGCAGCGCGAACGCGCATCACCGCCAGCAAAACATGGCGGCAGGCAGCCCCACCAGCAAACCAGAGGGGGGATCGCCTGCTGCAACGCCGGAGCAGCTTTCGCCGCTCGGCAAGATGCCAGACCGCCGTTCCGCCGAGTACCCCGATGAGCCGATCAGCGAGACACGCAAGCGACTGCTGGACTACAACGAGGTCGTGCTGCAGTGGTACATGTTGCTTGTGGGCGACGCAGTGAGTCCGCGTTTCAGCGTCTCGGGGTCGCCGGTCGCGAAGCGGTTGCAGATGGACCCACCCTTCGCTTTGAAGTttggagagggtgagggcaAGAGCCCCGTGTCGGCTGTCACAAGTGGAGAGCAACCACGTGTTTCATCCCCTTCCTCGGCGCTGACGCCAAAGCACGGCCGCATTGATGAGGACGAGTTCTTTGACCGCTACTTTTTCCGCTTAGCGCAGCTTCGTGTGTTGGagtcgcagcgccgccgcgcggctCTCGCCAGAAAGACCTCCGGGGGCACTTCGGCGGCGGTATCGCAGATGCCTCCGACGTCCCCTACAACGCCGTCGCCCTCACCGCTGGCGAACGACCGGAGTCCTCAGAGCGCCGACGAGAGAGACTTTGCCGTCGTGCCGCTTTTTGCGAAGCGCATGATGACGGCAACCAGCGACTTCGTGACGGGTATCGACAATGCGCTGAACAGCGGCGTCGAGGGTGAGGTGGCGGACGAGTTCAGTGGGGATGAGGCCAACGTGAGCCCAACTGATCTCGTACACTACcgcagcgcgaggcggcagGTCGCGGACCTTGAGTCGATGGtacaggagctgcaggaggcgcttcGTCAGGAGCGGCGACGCGTTGAGCAGCTCACGAGTGCGTTGGAGGAGCAAGGGATCGAGGTGCCAGCACGGCTCATGGCACCGGCACCGTTCTCGGCTGCGGCAACTCCAGCAAAAAAGGCGGAGATGACCTTGGTGACAGTGCCGACGCCTGCTCCCCAAATCGATCTGGTCCTTGCCAGTCCATATgacactgccgctgcggcatctTCCATCAGCGGAGGGGCGCCGGCTACGCCGTTAGTTGCCATCCCAGAGACACCGCCCCTAGATAACGAGAAAGCCAGAGGGGACACCTCTTCTGCGCAGAGCACCAGTGGGGACATGATCTCTGCGGTCATAGAGGACGAAACCTGGGTATGCATAACTCCAGGGGCCGAGTAG
- a CDS encoding cullin-like protein (TriTrypDB/GeneDB-style sysID: LpmP.25.1290), which yields MTMFPRPHLPSFQVTLLPDLPPTQQHQTAGKTTSASPPPSLPFPSLASLQMHDEAAAKAMLHAVLDMASDYTIPQRRFCSYSPEAVLRSVRALVDSDLCALLVEALQAAVRAYAQRCVAVLLAQQQQLAPSAGAAQGMTNSDPESDEEAKTMATNAGLGEVQILAQLVTYWERLQEGMIELSSVWVYADQWCSTQVGSAMPRSLTAAATQVIREVLSDYPGLCETALAGYVTVLRAELTADTEALLSASRSVCIPNPATLLDTRAVASSASAMRSVSSAPPLPSVEATPLVVLACPPSLTSLDKPLRQRLLRLFTQLTLATQHYTAQVEPTVVRVVRSHYEKVARRLWDDNVNAQVFFRFCDGVLKYIGPMSVSLLHSGTTLVLEEAIQGSLISMVGSEVLKRDFAALMERQEYRSLRLAWRLLSASARVRSSPLVAGLFHEYLIDCGQRIMEELVPSSTKVTPAAALAPPCERPFLAVRHLLGLLEQGSRTVAKCFAECERDFKVALHEDMQTILEAYPQAFSEQLAAYQDAIMKEVTVGLVTAGSPKSTVPVEVENSDDDNGAEEDESPLCRPRAEGSSLSLRPPVAPPLLDATRAEEDDGVSSEREELTGVEDAVEGDAVIGAAALRHAAPLPAEVKEVTSVLRRIAHIYSYHPKKNMFEDAYWRDFARRCLHAHRKLNSTVENAFICFLRDICGLSFTSKFEGMLTDLTSSAELTTQYSMWVQEQEQPSGEKGGGAAAMGHSMSGTKSLDAYLFILTKSYWPEYPPMPSSFYVPPAVQAVTQQVEKFYTGLFPNRHLSWQYPLSHATLLTRLTPQSSVLTLTGTYTQCVLLMRLDALYDRGVTSITAKALCDAVGMDMANTEFVWSLQGLCHPRFALVLREGVGSVVSAAGGAQRKSVELDNEDDESGARVEGVVGTSASPQSASSGAAAGASASYAITATDSLQLNLSFTSAKSKVRIPLQTRMRAMASVGFDGLSRGGRTADNGGHLVEVSIVSCLKAQRTVTRADLASAVAAQVPFPVTTAVLKKAIDKMIERGFMVRGKDSTYVYSA from the coding sequence ATGACTATGTTTCCACGCCCTCACTTGCCTTCTTTCCAGGTGACGCTGTTACCCGACCTGCCACCGACGCAACAGCATCAGACAGCGGGTAAGACAACCTccgcgtcgccaccaccttcactgCCATTCCCTTCACTCGCGTCCTTACAGATGCACGACGAGGCTGCCGCCAAGGCCATGCTGCATGCTGTCCTTGACATGGCCTCTGACTACACGATACCGCAGCGTCGATTTTGCAGCTACTCTCccgaggcagtgctgcgcagtGTGCGAGCCCTTGTCGACAGCGATCTCTGCGCACTGCTGGTGGAGGCGTTGCAAGCCGCTGTGCGGGCGTACGCGCAACGCTGCGTAGCGGtactgctggcgcagcagcaacagctagcgcccagcgccggcgctgcgcaaggaATGACCAATAGCGACCCggagagcgacgaggaggccaAGACGATGGCGACGAACGCGGGACTGGGTGAGGTTCAAATTCTGGCCCAGCTCGTCACCTACTGGGAGCGACTACAGGAGGGCATGATAGAGCTGTCGTCCGTGTGGGTCTATGCAGACCAGTGGTGCTCGACTCAAGTCGGGAGCGCAATGCCACGctccctcaccgctgccgccacacaAGTGATTCGTGAGGTTCTCAGCGACTACCCGGGGCTCTGTGAGACTGCGCTGGCAGGGTACGTGACTGTGCTGAGGGCGGAGCTAACGGCCGACACGGAGGCGCTTCTCTCGGCGTCACGCTCTGTGTGCATACCCAATCCGGCAACGCTGCTGGACACGCGTGCAGTAGCTTCCTCTGCGAGTGCGATGCGGTCGGTATCTTCCGCACCACCTCTACCGAGTGTGGAGGCAACTCCGCTCGTTGTGCTGGCGTGCCCGCCTTCTCTCACCTCCCTCGACAAACCTCTTCGACAGCGCCTGTTACGTCTCTTTACTCAGCTCACCCTTGCCACACAGCACTACACAGCCCAGGTGGAGCCGACAGTGGTGCGCGTTGTGCGAAGTCACTACGAGAAGGTTGCGCGCCGCTTGTGGGATGATAATGTCAACGCACAAGTGTTTTTCAGGTTCTGCGATGGTGTCCTCAAGTACATCGGGCCGATGTCGGTGTCCTTGCTTCACTCTGGCACGACACtagtgctggaggaggcgattCAGGGGTCGTTGATTAGCATGGTGGGTAGCGAGGTACTTAAGCGCGACTTTGCTGCCCTCATGGAGCGGCAGGAATACCGCTCGCTGCGGTTGGCATGGCGACTGCTGTCTGCCAGTGCGCGGGTGCGCAGCTCTCCGCTTGTCGCTGGGCTATTCCATGAGTACCTCATTGACTGCGGTCAGCGCATCatggaggagctggtgcCTTCGTCAACCAAGGTcacacctgctgcagctttgGCGCCTCCATGCGAGCGCCCGTTCCTGGCGGTGCGGCATTTGCTCGGTCTGCTGGAGCAAGGCAGCCGCACCGTCGCGAAGTGCTTTGCGGAGTGCGAGAGGGATTTCAAAGTGGCTCTGCACGAGGATATGCAGACAATCCTTGAGGCTTACCCACAGGCCTTCTCGGAGCAGCTTGCCGCCTACCAGGACGCGATCATGAAGGAGGTCACGGTGGGGCTCGTGACGGCTGGTTCTCCAAAGTCAACAGTGCCGGTAGAGGTCGAGAACAGTGATGATGACAATGGCGCCGAAGAGGATGAGTCGCCGTTGTGCCGGCCACGCGCAGAGgggtcgtcgctgtcgttgcgCCCGCCAGTTGCGCCACCTTTGCTCGACGCCACACgggccgaggaggacgacggtgTCTCgtcggagagagaggagctgaCGGGGGTGGAGGATGCAGTGGAGGGCGATGCCGTGattggcgccgctgcactgcgTCACGCCGCACCGCTTccggcggaggtgaaggaggtgacatcggtgctgcgccgcatcgcccaCATCTATTCCTACCACCCCAAGAAGAACATGTTCGAGGATGCCTACTGGCGCGACTTCGCCAGGCGCTGCCTGCATGCGCACCGCAAGCTGAACAGTACAGTTGAAAATGCATTCATCTGCTTCCTGCGCGACATCTGCGGCCTGTCCTTTACCTCCAAGTTTGAGGGAATGCTGACTGACCTGACCTCGTCGGCGGAGCTGACGACGCAGTACAGCATGTGGGTCcaggagcaggagcagcCCTCCGGCGAGaaaggcggtggtgccgcggcAATGGGTCACTCCATGTCGGGGACGAAGAGCCTTGATGCATACCTGTTCATCCTGACGAAGAGCTACTGGCCTGAGTACCCACCGATGCCCAGCAGCTTCTACGTACCGCCTGCGGTGCAGGCCGTCACGCAGCAAGTGGAGAAGTTCTACACCGGCCTGTTCCCGAATCGTCACCTCAGCTGGCAATACCCCCTGAGCCACGCAACCCTGCTCACGCGACTCACACCGCAGAGCTCCGTGCTGACGCTCACTGGCACGTACACGCAgtgcgtgctgctgatgcgcctGGACGCTCTCTACGACCGTGGTGTCACCTCCATTACAGCCAAGGCGCTGTGCGATGCTGTTGGGATGGACATGGCCAACACAGAGTTCGTGTGGTCGCTACAAGGACTGTGTCATCCACGATTCGCCCTTGTCCTGCGCGAGGGGGTCGGCTCGGTGGTTTCTGCAGCGGGAGGGGCGCAGCGCAAGTCTGTAGAGCTTGATaacgaggatgacgagagCGGCGCGAGGGTCGAGGGTGTGGTGGGGACCTCTGCGTCGCCGCAGTCCGCCTCAtccggtgccgctgcaggcgcgtcCGCCAGCTACGCGATCACTGCCACAgactcgctgcagctgaatCTGAGCTTCACGTCTGCCAAGAGCAAGGTGCGCATTCCTCTTCAGACGCGTATGCGCGCCATGGCGTCGGTCGGCTTCGATGGCCTCAGCCGCGGTGGACGCACCGCCGACAACGGCGGTCATCTAGTGGAAGTGTCTATCGTGAGCTGCCTAAAGGCGCAACGCACTGTGACGCGCGCAGACTTGGCGAGCGCCGTAGCAGCGCAAGTGCCATTTCCGGTGACaacggcggtgctgaagaAGGCGATTGACAAGATGATCGAGCGCGGTTTTATGGTGCGTGGGAAGGACAGCACATACGTTTACTCGGCATAG
- a CDS encoding DNA-directed RNA polymerase I subunit, putative (TriTrypDB/GeneDB-style sysID: LpmP.25.1330) has product MIIPVRCYSCGKVVGNLYEQYQRLLDQDYTESEALDALHLDRYCCRRMILSHIDLIDDLIPYSVPVAGTMQVMGPLRMSSPHRR; this is encoded by the coding sequence ATGATTATCCCGGTGCGTTGCTACTCGTGCGGCAAGGTGGTCGGCAACCTCTACGAGCAGTATCAGCGGCTTTTGGATCAGGACTACACGGAGTCCGAGGCGCTAGACGCACTGCACTTGGATCGCTACTGTTGCCGTCGCATGATCCTCTCCCATATTGACCTCATTGACGACCTCATTCCCTATAGCGTACCTGTGGCAGGCACGATGCAGGTGATGGGGCCGCTGCGGATGTCctcgccgcaccgccgctga
- a CDS encoding hypothetical protein (TriTrypDB/GeneDB-style sysID: LpmP.25.1320) has product MGPRKSNAFASGKDDGAAAGKVRKVGGNGVGYNSVTNSTSHKHGATAATTTNIYTNEEKAFLESQLELFTSGGGGNTSKGGSGGTDFARMTKEQWLAGLPMLVSATEKLLRIAAEEYQQTCRERAAAATPTNGAQNVGSSPSADGGGRGKHGPTSSSGSNVNSCVTNDIVSGGAAGSSNQHSTPAAGTLAQFAEENAYIIAQVQQLQWYPFTYQRWVELLLEPGKYHTARDDGRLRGDAIQMSLRRCILVTYPAVEGGDVI; this is encoded by the coding sequence ATGGGCCCCCGCAAGAGCAACGCCTTCGCGTCCGGCAAggatgacggcgctgccgccggcaaGGTACGCAAGGTAGGCGGCAACGGTGTGGGATACAACAGCGTGACCAACAGCACCAGCCACAAGCatggcgccaccgcggctaCCACAACGAACATCTACACGAACGAAGAGAAGGCCTTTCTCGAGTCCCAGCTGGAACTCTtcacctctggtggtggcggcaatACCTCCaagggtggcagcggcgggaCAGACTTTGCCAGGATGACGAAGGAGCAGTGGTTGGCCGGATTGCCGATGCTCGTCTCCGCAACGGAGAAGCTTCTGCGAATAGCAGCTGAGGAATATCAGCAGACATGCCGCGagcgcgcggcagctgcaacgcCAACGAACGGCGCACAGAACGTTGGCTCTTCACCAAGCGCTGATGGAGGCGGTAGAGGTAAGCACGGCCCCacgtccagcagcggcagcaatgTTAATAGCTGTGTGACCAACGACATTGTCTCCGGCGGGGCGGCAGGATCGTCGAACCAGCATTCCACCCCAGCCGCTGGCACCCTTGCCCAGTTTGCCGAGGAGAACGCCTACATCATCGcccaggtgcagcagctgcagtggtaCCCCTTCACCTACCAGCGATGGGTTGAACTGCTGTTGGAGCCGGGCAAGTACCACACAGCCCGCGACGACGGCAGGCTCCGCGGGGACGCGATTCAGATGTCTCTGCGGCGGTGCATTCTCGTGACGTATCCAGCTGTGGAGGGCGGGGATGTGATTTAA
- a CDS encoding hypothetical protein (TriTrypDB/GeneDB-style sysID: LpmP.25.1310) — MEPHTFCGPEFILEVPPQSLSCVLEGVQETAAAVAASTPTEFSASPAPAESNQPGTTTTSSSSSTVGAASRGWTVQPSALLRIQNELYGVCTAEVRRHVHANRALIECMATDVRRGMEMVSRRMAHFGRIVLPATYGSTSGGGVPPPPSEVVFVQAKPTTALNPEEVASLQQSVRVAATSSSSTNLAASAAAGSSSPSASSTSSANTYLLLYITDSRVAAQLHMLCLRNAFIALPHACRLLNYFVSTGRAAAIVPSQVYQKRELLRSHLNFDAELWGVLESRLTDGLVERVRSSGVTPSGGRLFTAFEQHEQNVKAVLHYCETNVCYAGVFDDHEEASPFLVAMGLCWRLGLTMDDVCRHFARHPRRVIRALALYLARYTLAPEDYVYFFTPSLCDEVVIACTEDAQVTLSMRDLSRQLLTKNDVVDAWLPILSKHWQVNVVAPAMAFMETCWRLQSQGSRGGGEGDAAAASPGASTGASQLFTEADGSARGEPERVHGKGRGIAATFGFRSIAEIADHAAQHARVLVPQSIAAILKRRRGLEEEVFGGSGGRWGGDGDDAVDILGDDYDDDDFLIHVDVRGGDEDSDAEGSGVMGGQRYGGSSDLPFPSTKRVRTGAAKDGSGHGGVALDPHRRIMREGLKLTLSLLGRRDLFRKDEEHYIEF, encoded by the coding sequence ATGGAACCGCACACGTTTTGCGGCCCCGAGTTCATTCTCGAGGTGCCGCCCCAGAGTCTCTCCTGCGTGCTGGAGGGCGTGCaagagacggcggcggccgtggcaGCATCGACGCCGACCGAGTTCTCTGCGTCCCCTGCTCCTGCGGAGTCGAATCAGCcaggcaccaccaccaccagctccagcagTAGCACCGTTGGTGCTGCGTCACGCGGTTGGACTGTGCAGCCGTCAGCCCTTTTACGCATACAAAATGAGCTCTACGGCGTTTGCACAGCCGAGGTGCGTCGACATGTTCACGCCAACCGGGCGCTCATCGAGTGTATGGCAACAGATGTGCGTCGAGGGATGGAAATGGTGTCGCGGCGCATGGCCCATTTCGGCCGCATTGTTCTTCCCGCAACCTatggcagcaccagcggtggtggcgtgccGCCCCCTCCGTCGGAGGTGGTGTTTGTGCAGGCGAAGCCAACAACGGCGCTCAATCCGGAGGAGGTGGCATCGCTGCAACAGTCGGTGCGTGTGGCGgccacctcgtcctcctcaacTAATCTGgccgcttccgctgctgctggttcATCCTCACCGTCAGCGTCATCGACATCTTCCGCTAACACGTACCTGCTACTCTACATCACAGATTCGCGCGtcgccgcgcagctgcacatgcTGTGCCTCCGCAACGCCTTTATTGCCCTGCCCCATGCTTGCCGTCTGCTGAACTACTTTGTTTCCACTggtcgcgctgccgccattgTGCCGAGCCAGGTATACCAGAAGCGAGAGCTGCTTAGGTCGCACCTCAACTTCGATGCTGAGCTGTGGGGTGTGCTGGAGTCGAGGCTCACGGATGGGCTGGTGGAGCGGGTGCGCAGCTCCGGCGTCACGCCAAGTGGAGGTCGACTCTTTACGGCTTtcgagcagcacgagcagaatgtgaaggcggtgctgcactaCTGCGAGACGAACGTGTGCTACGCCGGTGTCTTTGATGATCACGAGGAAGCGAGCCCGTTTCTGGTGGCGATGGGGCTGTGCTGGCGACTTGGGCTCACGATGGACGACGTGTGCAGGCACTTTGCCCGTCACCCTCGCCGCGTCATTCGCGCCTTGGCACTCTACCTCGCCCGCTACACTCTCGCGCCGGAGGACTACGTGTACTTCTTCACCCCGTCTCTTTGCGATGAGGTGGTCATTGCCTGCACCGAAGATGCTCAAGTCACACTCTCGATGAGGGACCTGAgccggcagctgctcacAAAGAACGATGTCGTAGATGCGTGGCTCCCGATCTTGTCGAAACACTGGCAGGTGAATGTGGTGGCGCCGGCTATGGCGTTCATGGAGACCTGCTGGAGGTTGCAGTCCCAGGGAagtcgcggtggcggcgagggggatgctgctgctgcgtcacccGGCGCATCCACAGGAGCGTCACAGCTGTTTACGGAGGCCGACGGGTCTGCCAGGGGCGAGCCGGAGCGCGTGCACGGCAAAGGCCGCGGCATCGCTGCCACCTTTGGATTTCGAAGTATTGCTGAGATTGCCGAccacgctgcgcagcacgcgcgtgtgctggtgccgcAGAGCATTGCAGCGATACTGAAACGGCGCCGTGGCCTAGAAGAGGAGGTCTTTGGCGGTAGCGGTGGCCGTTGGGGTGGAGATGGCGACGATGCTGTGGACATCCTTGGCGATGACTACGATGACGATGACTTCCTCATTCATGTGGACGtgcgcggcggtgacgaggaCAGCGATGCAGAGGGGTCTGGCGTCATGGGAGGCCAGCGATACGGCGGTAGCAGCGACCTTCCCTTTCCATCCACGAAGCGTGTGCGAACTGGCGCCGCCAaggacggcagcggccacgGCGGCGTAGCGCTCGATCCGCATCGGCGCATTATGCGGGAAGGGCTGAAGCTGACGCTCTCCTTGCTCGGCCGCCGGGATCTCTTCAGGAAAGATGAGGAGCACTACATCGAGTTCTGA
- a CDS encoding serine/threonine protein phosphatase, putative (TriTrypDB/GeneDB-style sysID: LpmP.25.1340), whose product MTTAGSGPPVGSSSTLDLDEMINYVIQCKPLSEQQVARLCEKVKEVLEKENNVHAVRAPVTVCGDVHGQFHDLLELFKIGGLPPDTNYLFMGDYVDRGYYSVETVTLLLLYKLRYPQRLHLLRGNHESRQITQVYGFYDECIRKYGSANVWTIFTDLFDYLPLTALVENDIFCLHGGLSPTVDTFSHIRNLDRVQEVPHEGPMCDLLWSDPDDRDGWGISPRGAGFTFGQGVTEGFCHNNKIKTIARAHQLVMDGYSWTHQDQLVTIFSAPNYCYRCGNLAGLLELDEHMNKCFFQFDPAPRRGEAQVSKKTPDYFL is encoded by the coding sequence ATGACGACGGCCGGCAGCGGGCCACCGGTGGGGTCCAGCAGCACGCTGGACTTGGATGAGATGATTAATTACGTCATCCAGTGCAAGCCGCTCAGTGAACAGCAGGTGGCACGTCTGTgcgagaaggtgaaggaggtACTAGAGAAGGAGAACAACGTGCACGCGGTGCGGGCGCCAGTCACCGTATGCGGCGACGTGCATGGCCAGTTTCACGACCTGCTCGAACTTTTCAAGATTGGTGGGCTTCCACCGGACACGAACTATCTATTCATGGGCGACTACGTGGATCGCGGCTACTACAGTGTCGAGACGGTgacgctgcttctcctctacAAGCTACGATACCCCCAGCGACTGCATCTTCTCCGCGGCAACCACGAGTCGCGCCAGATTACGCAGGTGTATGGCTTTTACGATGAGTGCATTCGCAAGTATGGCAGCGCCAACGTCTGGACGATCTTCACTGACTTGTTTGATTACCTGCCCCTGACGGCGTTGGTCGAGAATGATATTTTTTGCCTGCATGGCGGTCTCTCACCGACGGTCGACACGTTCAGTCATATCCGCAATCTCGACcgtgtgcaggaggtgcCGCATGAGGGGCCCATGTGCGATTTGCTGTGGTCGGATCCGGACGATCGCGATGGCTGGGGCATCAGTCCCCGCGGCGCCGGCTTCACCTTCGGCCAAGGAGTCACCGAAGGTTTCTgccacaacaacaaaatcAAGACAATCGCCCGTGCACATCAGCTCGTCATGGACGGCTACAGCTGGACGCATCAGGATCAGCTTGTCACAATCTTCAGCGCTCCAAACTACTGCTACCGCTGTGGGAACCTCGCCGGTCTTCTGGAGCTGGACGAGCACATGAACAAGTGCTTCTTTCAGTTCGACCCGGCACCGCGACGCGGTGAAGCGCAGGTGTCCAAGAAGACACCCGACTATTTCCTATAG
- a CDS encoding hypothetical protein (TriTrypDB/GeneDB-style sysID: LpmP.25.1300): protein MSSRDSLLLLREEQRRRFETAKKAGTTPEVRKCNACQQPPYSASVCPASGLFHDLDKKRLIGGTVVTSNVISSSQLMAAIDQTRVRWVPSRTQLVKVDAQSINIFQSFVAQMDWKLQRYAVLYGLYDDTTHTIEVHAVYEPEQHGSTYAFDPLPDAHMDKVEKIAKALGLRRVGVACTHPMRDPEHILLNYRELLLCTKEQSRYGDECALLTVAPAAMPSTESSGNTSAPGELLTDSAAAVSGATRESTIVVSCQAWQTSPQCVHLYRLGVLQKPPGGEEALQDAEKARQVHCTMPLEVAQTETDPSGHRRFVTKSPSTEIDTRWFTSYIAVQQFMSPIVRGAFMRLSRPGMPPPALQNLRNYMNDPKRKGMSFAERIADFHVLVYLLTHIFTTDDELRALCSVARTKMMTEEAANYQAILQGMMPT from the coding sequence ATGTCCTCTCGTGACtccctgttgctgctgagagaggagcagcgccggcgcttCGAAACTGCCAAGAAAGCGGGCACCACACCTGAGGTGCGTAAGTGCAATGCGTGCCAGCAGCCTCCCTACTCAGCCAGCGTGTGCCCTGCCTCAGGGCTTTTCCACGACCTCGACAAGAAGAGGCTCATTGGTGGCACTGTCGTCACCTCAAAcgtcatctcctcctcgcagcTCATGGCGGCCATTGACCAGACACGCGTGAGATGGGTGCCAAGTCGTACCCAGCTGGTGAAGGTGGACGCGCAGTCGATCAATATCTTTCAGAGCTTTGTAGCGCAGATGGATTGGAAGTTGCAGCGCTACGCAGTCCTCTACGGCCTCTACGACGACACCACGCATACGATCGAAGTGCACGCCGTCTACGAGCCAGAGCAGCACGGTAGTACCTACGCCTTCGACCCCCTCCCGGACGCGCACATGGACAAAGTAGAGAAGATCGCCAAGGCGCTGGGTCTGCGGCGCGTCGGCGTAGCGTGTACTCATCCCATGCGCGACCCAGAACACATCTTGTTGAACTaccgcgagctgctgctctgcaccAAGGAACAGTCCCGCTACGGTGATGAGTGCGCTTTGCTGACTGTGGCACCGGCAGCCATGCCGTCGACAGAGAGCAGTGGCAATACAAGCGCCCCGGGTGAGCTGCTTACCGactccgcggcggcggtgagcgGTGCAACTCGCGAGTCGACCATCGTAGTCTCCTGTCAAGCCTGGCAGACGTCGCCGCAGTGCGTCCACCTTTATCGTCTTGGAGTGCTGCAAAAGCCTCCGGGTGGCGAGGAAGCGTTGCAGGACGCCGAGAAGGCACGGCAGGTGCATTGCACAATGCCGTTGGAGGTGGCTCAGACGGAGACTGACCCGAGCGGACACCGGCGCTTTGTCACTAAGTCTCCGAGCACGGAGATCGACACGCGCTGGTTCACGAGCTACATCGCGGTTCAGCAATTTATGTCGCCTATTGTCCGCGGGGCCTTCATGCGGCTCTCGCGCCCAGGTatgccaccgccggcgctgcagaaCCTGCGTAACTACATGAACGATCCAAAGCGGAAGGGCATGTCGTTTGCCGAGAGAATCGCCGATTTTCACGTGCTCGTGTACCTCTTGACGCACATCTTTACCACCGACGATGAACTTCGCGCACTTTGCTCGGTGGCGCGCACCAAGATGAtgacggaggaggcagccAACTACCAGGCCATCCTGCAGGGGATGATGCCCACGTAA